In a single window of the Leisingera daeponensis DSM 23529 genome:
- the purQ gene encoding phosphoribosylformylglycinamidine synthase subunit PurQ: MKAAVVVFPGSNCDRDLAVAFEQAGFDVSMVWHKDSALPEGVDIVGVPGGFSYGDYLRCGAIAAQSPICKAVIEHADRGGYAIGVCNGFQILTETGVLPGALLRNAGLKYICRTVNLKVATADSVFTRGYNAGDVIGVPIAHHDGNYFADADTVKALHDQDRVAFTYEDNPNGSIADIAGILSENRRVLGMMPHPERAADEGHGGTDGAAVFRALAGMVTAA, encoded by the coding sequence ATGAAGGCGGCGGTAGTAGTCTTCCCGGGTTCGAACTGCGACCGCGATCTGGCGGTGGCCTTCGAGCAGGCCGGTTTCGACGTGTCGATGGTCTGGCACAAGGACAGTGCCCTGCCTGAGGGGGTGGACATCGTTGGCGTGCCGGGCGGCTTTTCCTATGGCGACTACCTGCGCTGCGGCGCGATTGCGGCCCAGTCGCCGATCTGCAAGGCGGTGATTGAGCACGCTGACCGCGGCGGCTATGCCATTGGCGTCTGCAACGGTTTCCAGATCCTGACCGAGACCGGCGTGCTGCCGGGAGCGCTGCTGCGCAATGCGGGCCTGAAATACATCTGCCGCACTGTGAACCTGAAGGTGGCGACCGCTGACAGCGTGTTCACCCGGGGCTATAATGCAGGCGATGTGATCGGCGTCCCGATTGCCCACCACGACGGCAACTATTTCGCCGATGCGGACACCGTCAAGGCGCTGCACGACCAGGACCGGGTGGCTTTCACCTATGAAGACAATCCCAACGGCTCGATCGCGGACATTGCCGGCATCCTGTCGGAGAACCGCCGCGTTCTGGGCATGATGCCGCACCCGGAGCGGGCTGCGGATGAGGGCCATGGCGGCACCGACGGTGCGGCAGTGTTCCGCGCATTGGCGGGAATGGTCACCGCGGCGTGA
- a CDS encoding ATP-binding protein — protein sequence MTAPRSEMIKGKAKAGSRTISWRARLALVLFMMAAAVTVWTTNRALTHRFTESTRNRAELRLALYSGNLLSELRQHAIVPQLLARDQTLISALQSNDFSLSTQRLISFVDEIGAASIMLLAQDGRTVAATDRNRLGSNHRNAAYFVDAVRAKSTVFSVIPREVGGYRFTYSRRIIDATGVLGAIVVEVDLQKFERAWAGISDAVLVTDSTGTIILATEARWRGLKEGDALTLQTPEGAIQRAIRATTDWTALPPDAYLQGEAVMRLETRVPFQGWRMASFTTYSSVRERVNAVLALEIMGFAILLALAFYALSRKTALRMALFQRESAELRVLNARLQREIAERERMQKTLAVAEQSLAQSSKLAALGEMSAAVSHELNQPLAAMKTYLAGARLLLNRNRPDEALASFGRIDDLIERMGAITRQLKSYARKGGDAFSPVNLGDALASSLSMMEPQLRQRHVKITRILPEEPVMVMGDRMRLEQVMVNLLRNALDATKSVADPEVEILLAAGETATLSVRDNGVGIKDFDNLFEPFYTTKQPGDGVGLGLAISSGIVNDLGGRLTARNGQSGGAVFEMQLPVLVDGIEAAE from the coding sequence ATGACCGCCCCGCGCTCTGAAATGATCAAAGGCAAGGCCAAGGCAGGTTCGCGCACGATTTCGTGGCGGGCGCGGCTGGCGCTTGTGCTGTTCATGATGGCGGCGGCGGTCACCGTCTGGACCACCAACCGGGCGTTGACCCACCGTTTCACCGAAAGCACCCGCAACAGGGCAGAGCTGCGGCTGGCGCTTTACTCCGGCAACCTGCTGAGCGAACTGCGCCAGCACGCCATCGTGCCGCAGCTGCTGGCGCGCGACCAGACCTTGATCTCGGCGTTGCAGTCCAATGATTTCTCCCTGTCGACCCAGCGGCTTATCTCCTTTGTTGATGAGATCGGCGCGGCCTCGATCATGCTGCTGGCGCAGGACGGGCGCACGGTGGCGGCCACAGACCGCAACCGGCTGGGCTCCAACCACCGCAATGCAGCCTATTTCGTCGATGCGGTGCGGGCCAAGTCGACCGTATTCTCGGTGATCCCGCGCGAGGTCGGCGGCTACCGATTCACCTATTCGCGCCGCATCATTGATGCGACCGGCGTGCTGGGCGCGATTGTTGTTGAGGTGGACCTGCAGAAGTTCGAGCGCGCCTGGGCAGGGATCTCCGACGCGGTGCTGGTCACCGACAGCACCGGCACCATCATTCTTGCCACCGAAGCGCGCTGGCGCGGCCTCAAGGAGGGCGATGCGCTGACGCTGCAGACGCCCGAAGGCGCGATCCAGCGGGCGATCCGCGCGACCACCGACTGGACTGCGCTGCCCCCCGACGCCTACCTTCAGGGCGAGGCGGTGATGCGGCTGGAAACAAGGGTGCCGTTCCAGGGCTGGCGGATGGCGTCCTTCACCACCTATTCGTCGGTGCGGGAGCGGGTAAATGCCGTGCTGGCGCTGGAAATCATGGGATTCGCGATCCTGCTGGCGCTGGCCTTCTATGCGCTGAGCCGCAAGACCGCGCTGCGGATGGCACTGTTCCAGCGGGAGTCGGCAGAGCTTCGCGTATTGAATGCGCGTTTGCAGCGGGAAATTGCCGAACGCGAACGTATGCAAAAGACCCTCGCCGTGGCCGAGCAGAGCCTGGCGCAAAGCTCGAAACTGGCTGCCCTGGGCGAGATGTCCGCGGCGGTCAGCCACGAGCTGAACCAGCCGCTGGCGGCGATGAAAACCTATTTGGCCGGCGCCCGCCTGCTGCTCAACCGGAACCGCCCGGATGAGGCGCTGGCATCCTTCGGGCGCATCGACGACCTGATTGAGCGGATGGGGGCGATCACCCGCCAGCTGAAATCCTACGCGCGCAAGGGCGGCGATGCGTTCAGCCCTGTAAACTTGGGCGATGCGCTGGCATCCAGCCTGTCGATGATGGAACCGCAGCTGCGCCAGAGGCATGTGAAAATCACCCGGATTTTGCCAGAAGAACCTGTTATGGTGATGGGCGACCGGATGCGCCTGGAACAAGTTATGGTCAACCTCTTGCGCAATGCGCTGGACGCCACCAAATCCGTGGCGGACCCTGAGGTGGAAATCCTGCTGGCCGCCGGTGAGACGGCAACCCTGTCGGTGCGCGACAATGGGGTAGGGATCAAGGACTTCGACAACCTGTTCGAGCCTTTCTACACCACCAAGCAGCCCGGCGACGGGGTTGGTTTGGGTCTTGCCATCTCCTCGGGGATCGTCAACGACCTTGGGGGACGGCTGACCGCCCGCAATGGCCAGAGCGGCGGCGCGGTCTTTGAGATGCAACTGCCGGTCCTGGTGGACGGTATCGAGGCTGCCGAATAG
- a CDS encoding sigma-54-dependent transcriptional regulator, whose product MAQAMKIAIVDDEQDMRQSISQWLALSGYDTETFPSAEEALKVLGPDYPGIVISDIKMPGMDGMQFLKKLMGTDSALPVIMITGHGDVPMAVEAMRVGAFDFLEKPFNPDRMSELAKRATGARRLTLDNRALRRELSDGSQIMKKLIGQSPVMERLREDILDLGQADGHVLIDGETGTGKTLVAHALHAVGSRAGKKFVLVSCAALEEEALAKRLFGPMQPEDSMLPAIEEARGGTLVLEDIDALPETLQAKLLSVINEQGTPAETRIIAISNLQEAGKTCEDALRPDLFYRLAALRITVPPLRQRGEDILTLFTRLSEQFSEEYGCDAPQVSAQEAAQLLQAPWPGNVRQLINIAERAVLQSRRGSGTIASLLMSDHEEMQPVMTTEGKPLKEYVEAFERMLIDNTMRRHKGSIASVMDELCLPRRTLNEKMAKYGLQRSDYLA is encoded by the coding sequence ATGGCCCAGGCTATGAAAATCGCGATCGTCGATGATGAGCAGGATATGCGGCAGTCGATCAGCCAATGGCTGGCGCTGTCAGGGTATGACACGGAAACCTTCCCCAGTGCCGAGGAAGCGCTGAAGGTGCTGGGGCCGGATTATCCGGGGATCGTGATCTCCGATATCAAGATGCCGGGCATGGACGGGATGCAGTTCCTGAAAAAGCTGATGGGCACCGACTCCGCGCTGCCGGTGATCATGATCACCGGCCATGGCGACGTGCCGATGGCGGTTGAAGCGATGCGGGTGGGGGCCTTCGACTTCCTGGAGAAGCCCTTTAACCCGGACCGCATGTCGGAACTGGCCAAGCGCGCCACCGGGGCCCGCCGCCTGACCCTGGACAACCGGGCGCTGCGGCGCGAGCTGTCGGACGGCTCTCAGATCATGAAGAAGCTGATCGGCCAAAGCCCGGTGATGGAACGCCTGCGCGAGGATATTCTGGACCTCGGCCAGGCCGACGGCCACGTGCTGATCGACGGGGAAACCGGCACCGGCAAGACTCTGGTCGCTCATGCGCTGCACGCGGTCGGCAGCCGCGCGGGCAAGAAATTCGTGCTGGTCTCCTGCGCCGCTTTGGAGGAGGAGGCGCTGGCCAAGCGCCTGTTCGGCCCGATGCAGCCCGAAGACAGCATGCTGCCCGCAATCGAGGAGGCCCGCGGCGGCACCCTGGTGCTGGAAGACATCGACGCTCTGCCGGAGACCCTGCAGGCCAAGCTCCTAAGCGTGATCAACGAGCAGGGCACGCCTGCCGAAACCCGGATCATCGCCATTTCCAACCTGCAGGAAGCCGGCAAGACCTGCGAGGACGCGCTGCGCCCGGATCTGTTCTACCGTCTGGCGGCGCTGCGCATCACCGTGCCGCCGCTGCGCCAGCGCGGCGAGGATATCCTGACGCTGTTCACCCGCCTCAGCGAGCAGTTTTCCGAGGAATACGGCTGCGATGCGCCGCAGGTCAGCGCTCAGGAGGCCGCACAGCTCTTGCAGGCGCCCTGGCCGGGGAACGTGCGCCAGCTGATCAACATCGCTGAGCGTGCCGTGCTGCAGTCGCGCCGCGGCTCCGGCACCATCGCGTCGCTTCTGATGTCCGATCACGAGGAAATGCAGCCGGTGATGACCACCGAGGGCAAGCCGCTGAAGGAATATGTGGAAGCCTTCGAGCGGATGCTGATCGACAACACCATGCGCCGCCACAAGGGCTCGATCGCCAGCGTGATGGACGAGCTGTGTCTGCCGCGCCGGACGCTGAACGAGAAAATGGCGAAATACGGCCTGCAGCGCTCAGATTATCTGGCGTAA
- a CDS encoding Rne/Rng family ribonuclease, with protein sequence MANKMLIDATHAEETRVVVVDGNKVEEFDFESENKRQLAGNIYLAKVTRVEPSLQAAFVDYGGNRHGFLAFSEIHPDYYQIPVADREALMEEERAYAEAMRARDEEDEEKPSKPKRSRRSKSSAKAAKTSSGDAVETREVGVSDEKTGEIAGMETIDLSDSAAAADVPAELAEVPEGSSPVERVAETPVEEPEDENEAPADAAEADDLAEADDEAAEAAAETEADAEEAKAEDTARDEGDENGESLRADAAAKDENIESVAEEDDSEDIRPPRKPRPRRYKIQEVIKVRQVLLVQVVKEERGNKGAALTTYLSLAGRYCVLMPNTARGGGISRKITNAADRKKLKDIASELDVPTGAGLIVRTAGAKRTKAEIKRDYEYLQRLWEQIRELTLKSIAPAKIYEEGDLIKRSIRDLYNREIDEVLVEGDRGYRIAKDFMKMIMPSHAKNVKHYQDALPLFARYQVESYLGGMFNPVVQLKSGGYIVIGVTEALVAIDVNSGRATKEASIEETALKTNLEAAEEVARQLRLRDLAGLIVIDFIDMDERKNNAAVEKRMKDKLKTDRARIQVGRISGFGLMEMSRQRLRPGMIEATTAPCPHCHGTGLIRSDDSMALSILRQIEEEGTRRRSREVLVRCPVSIANFLMNQKREHIAQIEARYGLSVRIEGDAHLVSPDFVLEKFKTASRTVPAATAPVVSVDTSIMEQVDADEALQDEEEAIVAVEAVEAAEDDAPQDDKPKRKRRRRRRRKSGNGDQAQAGENGEDTSDDQDQPKEEADEALEADSEAEVPVAEDVKEKKPSRTRTRSRSRKPKSKQAEADAAAAEGSEAAAEETPAAVEAADAPVAETVAEARADETAEPAVEAVADSTESAPAQDAEPAGEAEPAAPAEEPAAAQVAAEAEAPAETAAEVAEEQPADEPDAEPAGEQTAVEEAAELEPAAEPEEEKQPEPAMAGAAAEREPAASSKPKRRGWWSMGG encoded by the coding sequence ATGGCAAATAAGATGCTTATTGACGCCACCCACGCGGAAGAAACCCGCGTTGTGGTGGTCGATGGAAACAAGGTTGAGGAATTCGACTTTGAGTCCGAAAACAAACGCCAGCTTGCTGGAAACATCTACCTCGCAAAAGTAACCCGGGTCGAACCTTCGCTTCAGGCGGCGTTCGTGGACTATGGCGGCAACCGCCATGGCTTCCTGGCGTTTTCGGAAATCCACCCGGACTATTACCAGATCCCGGTGGCCGACCGCGAAGCGCTGATGGAGGAAGAGCGCGCCTATGCCGAGGCGATGCGCGCCCGCGACGAGGAGGATGAAGAAAAACCGTCCAAGCCCAAGCGGTCGCGCCGGTCCAAGTCTTCCGCCAAGGCGGCCAAGACCTCCTCCGGCGATGCGGTGGAGACCAGGGAAGTTGGCGTTTCTGACGAGAAGACCGGCGAAATCGCCGGGATGGAAACCATCGACCTGAGCGACAGCGCCGCGGCTGCGGATGTGCCCGCGGAACTGGCCGAGGTGCCCGAAGGCTCCTCGCCGGTGGAACGTGTCGCGGAAACCCCGGTGGAAGAGCCGGAAGACGAGAACGAAGCCCCCGCCGACGCGGCAGAGGCGGATGATCTTGCTGAGGCGGATGACGAGGCTGCGGAAGCGGCGGCTGAGACCGAGGCGGACGCCGAAGAAGCCAAGGCAGAGGACACTGCCCGGGACGAGGGCGACGAAAACGGTGAATCCCTCCGGGCCGACGCTGCCGCCAAAGATGAAAACATCGAATCCGTTGCCGAAGAGGACGACAGCGAGGACATCCGTCCGCCGCGCAAACCCCGTCCGCGCCGCTACAAGATCCAGGAAGTGATCAAGGTGCGCCAGGTGCTGCTGGTGCAGGTCGTCAAGGAAGAGCGCGGCAATAAGGGTGCAGCGCTGACCACCTACCTGTCGCTTGCCGGCCGCTACTGCGTGCTGATGCCGAACACCGCCCGCGGCGGCGGCATTTCCCGCAAGATCACCAACGCCGCCGACCGCAAGAAGCTCAAGGACATCGCCTCCGAACTGGACGTGCCGACCGGCGCGGGCCTGATCGTGCGCACCGCCGGGGCAAAGCGCACCAAGGCGGAGATCAAGCGCGACTACGAATACCTTCAGCGTCTCTGGGAGCAGATCCGCGAGCTGACGCTGAAATCCATCGCGCCCGCCAAGATCTATGAGGAAGGCGACCTGATCAAACGCTCGATCCGCGACCTCTACAACCGCGAGATCGACGAGGTTCTGGTGGAAGGCGACCGCGGCTACCGCATCGCCAAGGACTTCATGAAGATGATCATGCCGTCCCACGCCAAAAACGTGAAGCATTACCAGGACGCGCTGCCCCTGTTCGCCCGCTATCAGGTTGAAAGCTACCTGGGCGGCATGTTCAACCCGGTGGTGCAGCTGAAATCCGGCGGTTACATCGTGATCGGCGTGACCGAAGCGCTGGTGGCGATCGACGTGAACTCCGGCCGGGCGACCAAGGAAGCCTCGATTGAGGAGACCGCGCTCAAGACCAACCTTGAGGCCGCCGAAGAGGTGGCGCGCCAGCTGCGTCTGCGCGACCTCGCCGGCCTGATCGTCATCGACTTCATCGACATGGACGAGCGCAAGAACAACGCCGCCGTCGAAAAGCGCATGAAGGATAAGCTGAAAACCGACCGCGCCCGCATCCAGGTGGGCCGTATCTCGGGCTTTGGCCTGATGGAAATGTCGCGGCAGCGGCTGCGCCCCGGCATGATCGAGGCCACCACCGCGCCGTGCCCGCATTGCCATGGCACCGGACTGATCCGCTCCGACGACTCGATGGCGCTGTCGATCCTGCGCCAGATCGAGGAAGAGGGCACCCGCCGCCGCTCGCGCGAGGTTCTGGTGCGCTGCCCGGTCTCCATCGCCAACTTCCTGATGAACCAGAAGCGCGAGCACATCGCCCAGATCGAGGCGCGTTACGGTCTGTCCGTGCGTATCGAAGGCGACGCGCATCTGGTCAGCCCGGACTTTGTGCTGGAGAAGTTCAAGACCGCTTCCCGCACCGTGCCTGCGGCCACCGCTCCGGTGGTGTCGGTTGATACCTCGATCATGGAGCAGGTCGACGCTGACGAAGCGCTGCAGGATGAGGAAGAGGCCATCGTTGCAGTTGAGGCCGTTGAGGCCGCTGAGGACGATGCGCCGCAGGACGACAAGCCCAAGCGCAAGCGCCGCCGCCGCCGCCGCCGGAAGTCCGGCAACGGCGATCAGGCCCAGGCGGGCGAGAACGGCGAGGACACCTCCGATGACCAGGATCAGCCGAAGGAAGAGGCTGACGAGGCGCTGGAAGCTGACTCCGAGGCGGAAGTGCCTGTCGCGGAAGACGTGAAGGAGAAAAAGCCCTCCCGCACCCGCACCCGGTCCCGTTCGCGCAAACCGAAGAGCAAGCAGGCTGAGGCAGATGCAGCCGCTGCTGAAGGCTCCGAAGCCGCGGCAGAGGAAACGCCCGCCGCAGTCGAAGCTGCCGATGCGCCTGTGGCTGAGACGGTCGCGGAAGCTCGGGCTGATGAGACCGCAGAACCCGCGGTTGAGGCCGTTGCGGACAGCACAGAATCCGCTCCCGCCCAGGACGCAGAGCCCGCTGGGGAAGCTGAACCGGCCGCTCCGGCAGAAGAACCGGCTGCTGCGCAAGTGGCCGCAGAAGCTGAGGCGCCTGCGGAAACTGCCGCCGAAGTGGCCGAAGAACAGCCTGCAGATGAGCCCGATGCGGAACCTGCCGGGGAGCAGACTGCTGTGGAAGAGGCCGCTGAGCTGGAACCCGCCGCTGAGCCGGAAGAGGAAAAGCAGCCGGAGCCTGCAATGGCTGGCGCCGCCGCGGAGCGGGAGCCCGCAGCCTCGTCCAAGCCAAAACGCCGCGGCTGGTGGTCGATGGGCGGCTGA
- a CDS encoding sulfurtransferase TusA family protein, translating to MSEIKETLDAIGLLCPLPVLKARKRLKSLQTGHVLQLLADDPAAVIDVPHFCNEAGHEFLGHSEGAGHQIYLIRKGG from the coding sequence ATGAGCGAGATCAAAGAGACCCTCGATGCAATCGGGCTGCTGTGCCCCCTGCCCGTCCTGAAGGCGCGCAAGCGGCTGAAATCGCTGCAGACCGGCCATGTGCTGCAACTGCTGGCGGACGACCCGGCAGCGGTGATCGACGTGCCGCATTTCTGCAATGAAGCAGGGCATGAGTTCCTGGGCCACAGCGAAGGTGCGGGCCACCAGATCTACCTGATCCGCAAGGGCGGCTAG
- a CDS encoding cytochrome c biogenesis CcdA family protein has product MFGIEIIDAGLIPAMLVALLGGVISFLSPCVLPIVPPYLAYMSGVTIGEMQGTVAARRKAIIAALFFVLGLSTVFLLLGFTASAFGAFVLQNQELFAQVSGVVVIIFGLHFLSIFRIPLLDREARMEAGESGGSALGAYVLGLAFAFGWTPCIGPQLGAILSLAASEASVSRGTLLLGVYAAGLGVPFLLAAVFLNRSMTLMNKMKRHMGLIEKVMGGLLLFVGIMLVTGLFTTFSWWLLETFPALATLG; this is encoded by the coding sequence ATGTTTGGAATCGAGATCATCGACGCAGGGCTGATCCCTGCCATGCTGGTGGCGCTGCTGGGCGGCGTGATCAGTTTTCTGTCGCCCTGCGTGCTGCCGATTGTGCCGCCCTACCTGGCCTATATGAGCGGCGTCACCATCGGCGAGATGCAGGGCACCGTCGCCGCGCGGCGCAAGGCGATCATTGCGGCGCTGTTCTTTGTGCTGGGGCTGTCCACGGTGTTTCTGCTGCTGGGCTTCACGGCCTCTGCTTTCGGCGCCTTTGTGCTGCAAAATCAGGAACTTTTCGCCCAGGTTTCAGGCGTCGTCGTGATCATCTTCGGGCTCCACTTCCTGTCGATCTTCCGCATTCCGCTGCTGGACCGCGAGGCACGGATGGAGGCGGGCGAATCCGGCGGCTCCGCTTTGGGGGCTTATGTGCTCGGGCTGGCCTTTGCCTTCGGCTGGACGCCGTGTATCGGCCCGCAGCTGGGTGCCATCCTGTCGCTGGCCGCATCGGAGGCTTCGGTCAGCCGCGGCACGCTCCTGCTGGGTGTCTACGCCGCGGGTCTGGGCGTGCCTTTCCTGCTGGCAGCGGTGTTCCTGAACCGCTCGATGACGCTGATGAACAAGATGAAGCGCCACATGGGGCTGATCGAAAAGGTGATGGGCGGCCTGTTGCTGTTTGTCGGCATCATGCTGGTCACCGGGCTGTTCACCACCTTCTCCTGGTGGCTGCTGGAAACGTTCCCGGCGCTGGCAACGCTGGGCTGA
- a CDS encoding cytochrome P450, with protein sequence MPQVMPPKPPARPDKVPLWRYVKLFREDILSAQPARLYRAWMAEFRTPFFRSFLVNQPDLVKLLLKERPDDFPKSDRIAEGLKPLLGNSVFLTNGEAWKRQRRIIDPAFEGGRLKDTYPAMRAAAEAAVKRLEGRTGPVEMEEETSHAAADVIFRTLFSIPIGHEVAGEVFTRFRDYQRSQPLLNLAAFVPLPRWVPRFFRPGTRRNARTIRALIAQLTTERMAAINAGRAPDDLATKIMTTRDPETGSTFDTAEMVDQVAIFFLAGHETSASALAWALYLMALYPEWQERVAAEAAVLEDENFAAVSRLKISRDVFRETLRLYPPVPMMVREAACPERFRNRAVPEGAQMVLSPWHLHRHERLWENPDGFDPARWGTENGKQCQRDAYIPFSAGARVCTGAGFAMVEGPLILSMILRRFRIEPAAGRAPVPVAHLTVRSKGGIWLQLSER encoded by the coding sequence ATGCCCCAAGTGATGCCGCCAAAACCGCCGGCGCGCCCGGATAAGGTGCCGCTGTGGCGCTATGTGAAGCTGTTCCGTGAGGACATCCTGTCGGCGCAGCCTGCGCGGCTCTACCGCGCCTGGATGGCAGAGTTCCGCACGCCGTTTTTCCGCTCCTTTCTGGTCAACCAGCCGGATCTGGTGAAGCTTTTGCTGAAGGAGCGCCCCGATGATTTTCCCAAATCGGACCGCATTGCAGAGGGGCTGAAGCCCTTGCTGGGCAATTCGGTGTTTCTGACCAATGGCGAAGCCTGGAAGCGGCAGCGGCGGATCATTGATCCGGCGTTCGAGGGCGGGAGGCTGAAGGATACCTACCCGGCGATGCGCGCGGCGGCAGAGGCGGCGGTCAAGCGGCTGGAGGGGCGGACGGGGCCGGTAGAGATGGAGGAGGAAACCTCCCACGCGGCGGCGGATGTGATTTTCCGTACACTATTTTCGATCCCGATCGGGCATGAGGTGGCTGGCGAAGTCTTCACCCGCTTCCGCGACTATCAGCGCAGCCAGCCCTTGCTGAACCTGGCCGCCTTCGTGCCGCTGCCGCGCTGGGTGCCGCGGTTCTTCCGCCCCGGGACGCGGCGGAATGCAAGGACGATCCGCGCGCTGATCGCGCAACTGACCACTGAACGGATGGCTGCGATTAACGCGGGCAGAGCGCCGGATGATCTGGCGACCAAGATCATGACCACCCGGGACCCGGAAACCGGCAGCACCTTTGATACCGCCGAGATGGTGGACCAGGTTGCGATATTTTTCCTGGCAGGACATGAAACCAGCGCTTCCGCTTTGGCCTGGGCGCTCTATCTGATGGCGCTCTATCCCGAATGGCAGGAAAGGGTGGCGGCTGAGGCCGCGGTGCTGGAGGATGAGAACTTTGCTGCCGTTTCACGGCTGAAGATCAGCCGTGATGTGTTCCGCGAGACCCTGCGGCTGTATCCGCCGGTGCCGATGATGGTGCGGGAGGCCGCATGCCCCGAACGCTTCCGCAACCGTGCCGTGCCGGAGGGCGCGCAGATGGTGCTCAGCCCCTGGCACCTGCACCGGCATGAGCGGCTGTGGGAGAACCCGGACGGCTTTGATCCCGCGCGCTGGGGGACGGAAAACGGCAAGCAGTGCCAGCGCGATGCCTATATCCCGTTCTCAGCCGGTGCCCGCGTGTGTACGGGGGCGGGTTTCGCCATGGTGGAGGGGCCGCTTATCCTGTCAATGATCCTGCGCCGCTTCCGTATCGAACCGGCGGCCGGCAGGGCGCCGGTGCCTGTGGCGCATCTCACGGTGCGGTCGAAGGGCGGGATCTGGCTGCAGCTTTCGGAGCGGTAG
- a CDS encoding ribbon-helix-helix domain-containing protein yields the protein MNSRPKKHSLTLRGHRTSVSLEDDFWDAFREIATAEDRAINDLAAEIDETRGEDCGLASAIRLFVLRRLRAR from the coding sequence ATGAATTCCCGCCCCAAGAAGCATTCCCTCACGCTGCGCGGGCACCGGACCTCGGTGTCGCTGGAGGATGACTTCTGGGATGCCTTTCGCGAGATTGCAACCGCAGAAGACAGGGCGATCAATGACTTGGCAGCCGAAATTGATGAAACCCGCGGCGAGGATTGCGGGCTTGCCTCCGCCATCCGGCTGTTTGTGCTGCGGCGGTTAAGGGCGCGTTAA
- a CDS encoding DUF4169 family protein: protein MEKPVNLNRYRKEKARAEKKARADQNAVTFGRTKAEKGLDKARNAQEVKRLDEHKRDE from the coding sequence ATGGAAAAGCCGGTCAATCTGAACCGGTACAGAAAAGAAAAAGCGCGGGCCGAGAAAAAGGCCCGTGCTGACCAGAACGCCGTGACATTCGGGCGGACCAAAGCCGAGAAAGGCCTGGACAAGGCGCGCAACGCGCAAGAGGTCAAACGCTTGGACGAACACAAGCGCGACGAATGA